The region gTAGAAATATCACTTGGGTATATTATTACCGCAAAAAACAAACACAATCTAACCTCAAAGCTACTGATGCTTGAACTTAAAACAATTTGTCAAGTCGTACATCACAAGTTACAAAGTTGAAACATAATATAGATTTTAATAAGCAAAGTAGAAAACGTTGACAATGGTTTAGAAGCTTGGGAAACTTGTTCTTCATCCTCAAGTGCCTCCCCAATTCTCAGAACCACATGCTCTCGATTTCAGCACAAGCAAACCACTTCTCTTGATTAGCCAACTTCACTCAATCTTCAAAATGGGTTCAGATTTGTTTTTCCCGGAAAGAAAAATTATCAACATATGTCAAAGGAAGAACTAGAAATTTCAAACTAGTTCAGAAAGCCTTGGGAAAGGGGGAAAAACTAATATTGGCAACAATGTCTAAACAAAATTCTACTTCTAGGGAACACTATCATTATTGTTGTAATATACTATAAAAGAGCATAAAAGTCAGAGAAAATGATTTTATAAGATGACCAATTTCATTCCATTAGATAAAATTTGAAGGGAAAAACCTTTGCTAAAAGAAACCATTGATGATCATTATTGTTCCAATATTATAGCATAAACCTTACTATGGATGAAAAGCAAGAAGGAACCTTAGGATAGAAAAAGAGAACCTTGGATCGGAGATTAATGGATGAAAATGTTGCAGAAATGGTTTTTATCTGGTCTGCTGACTGCTGAGGGTGAGAAAGGAATCACGAGTTGCAACTGAGGCGAAATCCAGAAAGGTTACTTTTCTGGCTGTGTTCTTTGTTTTTTcatcaaaaagataaattacaaatTTCATGGACTTTGACTGTGTTCTTTGTCTGTGTGTTGAATTGAAACTAATATAAGAATAAAATTAAGTGAATCTATCAAAAACAATCAACACTCATCTCTCTAGAAGATTCGTTGTGATATACATGATTCATTTATTCAGTTACCTAACCTATTTGAATATGACTAAACGTTCAGGTTAAACGTTACCATCTATTATATCACGTCCCGTATCAGCACACTAAATGTTGTGTGAGTAAATTATATACACCCATGATTACGTTAAGCGATCGCTGGGCCTGGGTGTGGTAACTCATATCGAAGAATAACTCAAGTACGTGGTAAGAGTTAAGGACATAAGGATTGGTgggatgaagaatgaagggtccagggttcgaaccatgaagagactaatttactaacattactaacaactaacatttgtctataaaaaaagttGGAGCATCAAATTGTTTGAACCCACAAGGGGGTTAGAGATGGAAGTAGGTCAGGCCGCCCATAGGGCCTATGGCCCAGCCTACGTCAGGCTCAGGTCAGGCTAGGCCAAATTACAAAATAAAGAGGCTAAGACTTTTTTAAAAGTCCATTTAGTTAAAGATGTCAGGCTTGAGACACACAAAAAGCCTTATAAGCATAACAGGTCGGCCTatttaaataaatgaataaatatatttattttattattttcattaaatttttataataatatcttAAAATTATATACTTGTTGAActatttatatgtttaaatatGTGAGCCTATATAATGATTTAACTATATAAACCTCTCTAGAAAATGACTATTAACTTGAACCATACAATCATATTATTGTATTTTAACTCATTAGTTTATAAGTTTGTTGACATGTTTACATCTTAAATTTTCGGTCGACTTGAATGTATTACAATGAAACAGACTTTTAAATAGGATACCAGACTTCCAAATAGATCAGGCTCAGGCCTAAAAAAAGCCTTTGACAGGCTACATGCCAGACTCATACCTAGAATATTTTAAGCAGGCTAAACCTATTTAAGCAAAGCCTAGTGAAGCCCAACCTACTTTCACCCCTAAGCAGGCAGATCCCTAGTAAGGGCCAGATTGCAAAATGCGAGCTGGTTAACCTGATGCCCTGGCAAGGCCCATGTTACGTTGACTTATCAGAGGAGCAACTCCCTAACGGTGATAGGATGCAGTGCACAagttgttgagaattcaagtgtgagttggaGAACCAAATTGGTTAAgtatgggtgaggagaagactttataagagatatgacccataaacctaatgccttaaggttttgggttaagatgtggcgtcgatataTCTTGGTGTCTTactcctcggcccatgggcttCCTTGTCCCCCAACTCAAGTCTCCTCGCGCCGTAGAAACTCCACTAAATTCACTTTTTGAAACAACGCCTTCTTCCTCCTAGAAAACACAACCACCACATGTTAGGGTTGTGTTTATATAGAATTTAGATATCTAGTTATCGGAGCCAATAGAACAAGAAAACACTTAATTCTGAGGGTTAATACATAGTTTAGCCAAATATAAGTTGGATTAATTATGAGCAtgtaaaaaaagaattaaagcAAATTACAGTCAATAATAATCAATGTAAGAAAGCCTACAAAACTCTGAGTACTTGAATTAAATCCTCCCGGATTATATATGTCTCTTTCAATTTTTGATTTCTCTTTATGGGATTcctaacacatttttttttaaaattgaaaatgctCCATTAAGAAAGGAAACATCATGGGAACAACCTCTCCCATGTGAGGCAAAACCCAGCACTGTTTAACATGTTAAAGCTAACACTAGACCTTAACATACCCAAGATACACGACCCTTAGCCGTAGAGCAACAacacaaaaaggaaaaagacaaACAAACAAGAAGATAAATGTCCCATTCTACAATTGCATAGGGCACGATTATTGCCTGCTTCTAACTCCAACTCCTGCAGCCTACAAGTCTGGAAATCGTTCAGGAAAAAAACTTTATTAGCTTGGAAGCACCCTTTCCTGATCACGCAGACCTGCCTCATCAATCAAATCTGTTACACAAACCCGCAGTGGAGAATCTTTATTGCAACCTTTGTTGGCCAAGAAATCTGCTTCCACATTACTCTCTCTATAGATGTGCCTTACTTCAACACAATTTACCTCATGTGTCAGGAATTTGATGTGATTCAATTCATTAACAAGCCTCGAAGGTCTTTTCTCACTAGACCCTATCTAACCCACCGTGACAGTCGAGCCGCTTTCAATTATGATGTTTATGAAGAGAAATTCCTAACACATTTTCCTATAGTCAATGCATATTTGATTCAAGAATTTTTCTGGCAGTGTGTTAGCAAAGCTCTTAAGACTTAATGTACTAACCTTATAGAATGCTCAACTACTTCTCCAACAAAATTGTCAATCCATAGGCACAAAACCCATTATGTGATTGAGACTACAAAAACTTGTGAATGGGGAAATTCTGCTATTTTACCTTCTTTTTTggaaagtttaaacttaatACTACATATCTtccaattaagaaaaataagttATTGACCGCTGCTAATTACATCTTGATAGATTTGCAATTTTTATGGTTAGTGGTCGTTAAAAGTTGTCATTTATGTTGGAGGGATATCTTTCATATTTTTTCAAGATCTACCATACAATATATGGGGCCAAAAGACAAAATATATGATTTTAGCCCCAtaagttataaaaaaattattctgaTAACTTGTAAATTTGCAAATTCTTCACACGAGACATAATATTATAACATATATCAAATTCAATATGCCATAGAAGAATTCTTTGGTCAATTTCTCCTAAGCTCTTCCACTTTGTCACCCATATGACCACAATACATCAACAAAATGGTAAGAATAATGTAATGGAATTTTCATAGTGAAATTACTTGTAATAGATTCCTTGAAAGCATTCTCAAAACTGTTACCATGATTTTTTTAAGACACTATATCAGTGAAATACACCACATTTTCAGTTGATACAATGTGTTATCATCATGATCAACGTCTATgccaaatataaatttataaggAATGGATAGAGGAGACTTGTAGGGAATAAGATCAAAATCATATAATAGAACATACCCTTCATCCTTGAATGTATGGTTGAAGAAAGTAAATTAAAATCCATGATAAGATCGCCATCTCTGCCTCGAATGTCACCATGAATTTTGCTTTCTTCAACTACATCTCAAAGGACGGAGAGTATATTTTGTTATATGATTGTGATTCTCTTCCGTACAATACTCCTTTGAATTCAATaccttttataaattttatatgtGACAGAGATGGTGATCTTCATGATAGTCACTTCGTATCAACTACAAATGTGGTGAATTTTATTGAAAAGGGGTGTGAAAATAACATCGTGGTTCCAGCTTTGAGTAATGCTTTCAAAGAATGTAGTTCAATTTCCTTGTTCCTCACCCCCAATTAAATATATAGACCATGTGATATTTTTTTGCTCTGAAAACTGTAAAATTTGTCTAAGAATCAGGAGATAAAAGTGGACCAGCTAATAAATCAGCGACAGAAAGAGAAAAGGTCAAAGAGCTAATTTCAAAGGTGAGAGAGGAGGAGGGACATCTGTGGAGAGAGTGAACGTGTTTGTAGCTTGGTGTTGCGGGTTGGGGAAGAAGAATGAAAATAGGAGTGATTAGTGGGTGAGTAGgaaattttttagttttttatttttatttagggCCATGAAGATTAAATAGGTAATGAAATTCACATCTGATTTATTTTATGGGAGTTAACACTtggaaaatataaaattttatttcaaaaatattagGATCAAAATTAGACTTTTAAAAATATATGCAATACTAGTAAGGTTAAGCACAATTGGTATATAATTGGACTTTTTAAGTATTTAACTCTGGTTTTAATCCTTGGACGGTGTGTATAGAGAAACATTTTTTGGAGAGGCCGCCAACTTAAGGTAATATGCGAGTCTCGAGAGCATTATTCTCATGAATGTCGAACAAAGAGCTGGGTACGCGGGTGGCCCGCcccgcgtaggcccgcatttTAGCGGTCCTCTATTTTTCGGGCTATAGCCCGCACTAGTCCGCGGTTTCGCGGGCCGGTCCGTGGACTTTGGCCTCTCTTACCCTTTTTTTGCCCTCGTAGGCCCGCCCCGCATTGATCCGCATCATGCTGGCCCGCATTTTAGCGGTCCTCTATTTTTCGGGCTATAGCCCGCGGTTTCGCGGGCCGGCCCGCGGACTTCGACCCGCTTACCCAGGTGGTAAGAATATCTTtggaaaaccaaaaaaaattgtagatTAAAACTATATTTCACTAATTTTAAAGGGACAGGGCCAACATATTTTGGCGTTAAAAAGATTATCAGTAAAACCAGTAGTATTATGGAACAAccagatttgattttttttctactatttttttccaaataaatatataataccAAGCTACACAGGTCCACTTACAcggattattatatttttatactattttttattatttttttaattttatactaTATAAGTCGAGAAATAACTCTTCTTAACAGAGCAGGGTAGCCAAGCCAACATGTAGCTAAAAAAACCCAGCCACTAGAGAAAAAAATCCTCCAAAAACCTCTAAAAAACAAGCAAACAGTTATGCTTTAACGCCAAACAAAACTAGCAACTCCTAACGTCTACACTACGAGAAGAGGTCCCTAATTGAAGTCGAAAGCAGCGACAAGCTCATGAGAATCAAGTAACGGTTACGGGACCCAAGAAAATCACAAAGATCCACTACAAAGGTCCACAACCATGCAAATTACATTCATCCTAACTCAAGAAATCCAATAGAATTATAGTCATCCTAATTAAGATTGGAGCTAGAGGCTCCAGTTCTCCTATTTTTCCTCTTTTTGTCACCgcaacctccacctccacctccacctccacctccacctctactaccactatcatcatcatcatcacctttAGGTTGCAAATTGTGCTCTATGATAAAGTACATATGCTAGTTTGCTTCCAATATTCGTTTTGACGTCTCATTGGGGTCAAATGTTATCAAACTCAATTCCCGGAATTGCTCAAGAACACCCTCAAAAGACAATTGTTATCAAACACAACATAAGTTTTGAATTTATAAACACAATTTAATAACTTAAGAAACAACTAAAGAGAGAAATTTAGTTCCTTACCACAAGAGTCACTGCTACATGACCTCTAGTTTCAGGAGGGACCATCAGGGGGTGTGGGACTGACTTGTACCAAGGAAAGTAAGTAGGCGTTGTCAATGGAACCTCAGAAGGTTGACCACCCATGCAATGATCAGACAACTAAAGAAACAATTCATCAATCTCCTCAAAAGTTGGTCTGTCAACCGGTGGTTCATTAAGAACATCCTGAACAATATGGAACTGCCTCAACACACGCTCCGGCAGGTATGGGCATACCAAGCCTGAATGACGAATTCACCCAGTAAAAAGACACACCTCCTAAAAAGACGAATGCTCTCTATGATTGTCATAGCGTGTCCATATCACACTATCCGCTTTAAGGTCATCTAAGACAAGCCTCTTCTCGTGGATGAGCATATTTCCCCTCTCTATGACCCAACTACACGCCTTGAGAATGTTCTCAGTGTATCGACAGTTCGACTTTCTATCAATCACTGAAGCAGGAAAATGCTAAAATATTCATGCCCGTAATCAAACAACAGTTTGTTAGACTTTATCAACTAAGTTCATACAGCTAATGCCATATCGTCCCAAGCATACTCCCAAAATTTATCTAGGTCCACCAACATGCCCAGGTATGCAACCTCCACCTTGTTGTTTGTCTTCCCAGAGAAGATCGTCATCCCCACCATCCGCGGCAAGAAGGCTCTAACAACTTTCTTCGACAATCCTTTCTCAGTCACCTTGAGGAGCCATGTATAGCGAGCATACAATCCATTGGACTTCCGGAcctcatcttcagcctcttcacgAGTAACACCCAGCTGCTTAACCAGTGTAACAGTAGCCTCATCATGATTCAGATTTGAGAGAGTAATGAATTTCCCCGTGACAAGGATGTGTAGTAATGAAGTTATGTCATCTAGTGTGATGGTCATCGCTCCGAACGACGTATGGAAAGAGGAAGTCTCCGGGTGCCATCTCTCCACAAAGGTCGACAACATGGCCTTATCCACCGAGGGCAAGTTGCATGTCATCAAACTTTGAAGACCAGACGCCTTAACCCTTCCCTTTACGTACTAGCTAAAGTATTATGGTTCTTTCCCCTTCCCGTTCAAAGCATTCCCATGATGGTAAGTATTCAAGACACCCCAAGCGGTCTCATTTGGATATTCGTATGACCTCCAAACTTGATATGCAACATGTCTCTTGAAGTTCTACAACAAAGTCAGTTTAATAGGCCCCTTGGAAAGTATagttcctcctcctcctcctccacttgcacatcctcctcctctccctcctcctcattctcctcATCAACTCTGGCATCACCTATATCATCATCCTCCTGAGGCTGATTTATGGGAGGGACATCTTCAGTTTGAAGCTCTGATACTGCACGAGATGCATGGGCTTCTTCACGCCTTTTACAGCTGGACGCTGTCGGATGACGTCTGCTCACGCGGGCTTCACGTGGGTGGTCCAGATTCTTTGTTCTTGCCATATATGTACCAAGATTAGAATGATTTACCTAAGACACAAAACAAAAGTGGGAGAATGGAATTGCAGATCAATGAAGAACTGACATCAAACACGGTTTTAAAGGGCGTTCCTATCGCACTTTCAAACTGCATCTGAATCGCACTTTAAGGTGCGCAGGAATAACACTATTACAGTGCGTATGTATCACACTTTTATAGTGCGTATGTAtcgcactttaaaagtgcgaATCGTTACAAAACAGAGCAGGTGGGTCAGGTCGATAACTAACCAGATCGCGACgagaagaagaaggtggtggTTGGTTGTGGCTGCATCGATGACATGCGACGAAGAATTGGCAGTGACAGCGGCGACGGGCGATGTAGAAGATGCTGGCAGTGGCGGTGGCAATGGTTGGCCAGTCgaaaaatgaagatgaagatgatggtgaaATGGGGAGGAAGGTGAAGAAAGTTGTAAATGAAAGGGAGAAAATGGGGTATGAGTTTGGGGGTTTTGGAAAGTTTTGATGTGGGAAATTTTGAACTTTTCATAGAGTAAGGGGGGTAGGAATAGATGTgtgtgtgtggggggggggggggggcggtTTAGTAAAAATTCCCAATATTTAAATGTAAGGAACCAAAATACAAAGTTCCTTGCACAATAAACAAATCCTAAATTTTAAGGAATCAGTCCTTAAAATTCCCAGTATTTAAATGTGTGTGTGTGGGGGGTTGGTAAAAATTCCCAGTATTTAAATGTAAGGAACCAAAATACAAAGTTCCTTGCACAATAAACAAATCCTAAATTTTAAGGAATCAGTCCTTCACCTTCACCTCAGCAAACTCCAATGGTGCCAAAAAATAAGGCAAAGACCTTAGCATCTCCAGCTCGGCTAAGGCACcagttggagatgctctaattgTCACAACTAGAAACCCCAATCTACCTAAGCGCATATTTAATTCCGCTTTTTTGGCACCTCACGTCCTACCCTCCACATTGCGGTGAATCAAAAGCTCTCccatttgacccaaaaaaaagagACTCTCTCATACACCTTTTGGCGCAATGTGCTTTGGAGTTCATGATGCACGTACTTCAAAAATGGCTAATGGGGTGCATTTTATGATTTATTGTTAAACATAAAACCTTGAACACATGTTCCGGGTAAAAAAAGTGCGCAAGTATGGGATAAAATTGAGCACATACATTGATGCTCCCAATATTTTTTGGAGCGGTATAGACAATCAGTGTCCAGTGAAAATACGAAGTGAAATATTGACAGTATTTCAAGGAATAGGCATATCATATGAGACCCCTCCTTAAACCTTAAGAAATGATAACTCTAGCTCGAAATGATAAAGAATTCATAACTATTCACCAACTGAATAGTTTCAATCCACTATTTTACACCAAACAACAGTGTTATTAGCCATAATTGAATAGGCAACATTTAAACATACATGTATTCACCACCTCGAACTGCATTTGCAGCACCTTTCCTCTCTTCTTCCGCTTCTTTTTCCCGTTCCTTCCAACTCTCATAGGCATGATCATCAGTTTGCAGCTCGTACCGACAGATTGGACATGAATTATGCTCATCCTGCCACATAAAGGATAACATTGATCAGACTTTACATCTAATCATAAATTGAATGCATAGAAATGGTTTATAAGTGCAACAAAGAAATTCCAATAAATCTGTGGACGTAGAGTTAGAGACAATACCAGCCACGGCTTAAGACATGGTGGATGGAACGTGTGCTTGCATGGTAACtcttgcattttgtcatttACAACCAAGTTTTCCCTGCAAATTGCACACTCTGCATCTTTCCCAATATTAGCAAGTATTTCCTCTGTGAGAGTAACAACAGGAAGTTTTGCCACAACTTCTTTACTGGCAGGAGGGGCTTTTGGAGCTACAAAATCACCTTCATCCACCATCTAATACGATAAGAAAAACAAGTAAAAACAGTCAGTCACCCTTAATTAAACAATGTCAAAGGGAAGAATGGAACAGCTGAGCATAAGAGACaaaatacatatacatatatcaACCAAAAAGCAAGTCGAAAAGAACAATACATGACCAAGGAATTAACAAAATGATTTGAACTGAGTAGGTTGTCTATATCTAGTTACCCTACAAATGATGCATTAATATAAACGAAAGATCCAGTAAAGCAACTGTGATAGGAATTGTAACCATAAGGATTATAAATGGAAGTCAAGTTCATATGTTTGTGTTGATTCCTCAACTTGTTGTGAAGGATTCTACTGAACCAATCTCAAGTTGCTTGGTGTTTCTTACATTTCTTTAATATGACCTGATGAAATGCTTGTTCAAAGTCAACTAGGTGTGCTCAAGTTCCAAATTGAGCCTAAATGTTAATGATCTCAAATGAAGCTAGGATAGCTTGGATTACTTATGTCTCAAATGACTAAACCACATTATACCTATTTGTTGAAACTTATCTAACTAAAGAAACTGAATCTAGGAATTCAAAGCCACGTTGACATTTGAGAGCGAAAAAATTGAAACCAGAGTGGACAGTGGTCATCAAAAACACATGAAAAGATTTTGGATAAGTACCAGGGGCACAACTTCTTCCAATCTATTCATAAGATCTTCAAGCACATTTGCCGCATCTTCTGGTGTAGTATCATTTGCTGCTGAACCTCGGGAGGATTCAGCAGCAAATAGTGTAGCAGCAGTCGCCAAGAGGTTTGACTGCACCAACCATTGAGGTTGTGGTGGCTCTGTATCCACTGTAAGGTGTCCCTCAAAAAGATATCCTGAATAAGACAAATGCAATAAATATTGTAAGCGGAACTTACATGATTGCATAACATCTGAAGGATACAACACATGAACATGAAAAACTATAAATAACacctcaagaaaaaaaaattgaaaatttgcatATATTTTCCATAGAAAATCACCTCTGTTTGCTTGATTCTCTGCAGGTTGCAAAGCTTGTGATGGGTTGTCTTCTAGATGCAAATGTTCCTTGGCATTAGCAATGCAAGCCTTCAGGTGCGCCTTCTCAGAAGGTTCAGAAACTAGGAGTAAAGCCTGCTCAAAAAGGCCTAGGCCAGCATTCCAGAAACCCGGTGCTGTATATCTAGTCTTCAACACCGTAGCAACTCGGCATATAACTGAATAAAACTGCAACCACCAGCAGCAAATACCACAGTCAATTTCTTGACTTTTAATTCTTTAGCAAAAAAACAGGCACTTCTTTTTCCAATCAAAGTTTAAGGGTACGGAAGGAATCCCTAGTGTGTGTCTGGATACCAATTGAATAAAAGGTGAACGGACTTTCATCTCAATTCATCAGAAGAGTTCTGTTCACTTTTCGCCATGAAGTGCGTGTTAAGGTCTATTTAAACTCGCGCTAATGGATATCCAAACATAGTGCCTCAACATGGGCACTTAAAGATCTTTGACTTTGACTAGTCAAACTAAACACATTTCAACAAAGCCTTTTCAAACTTATATTAGTTGAGCCAAGGATTGGCATTTGGTATTAACAACATCCATAGGGAAGGCTCAGCTAAAATGTTAAACCTCCTAACTCCTAACCTTAACATTTGCAAACAAATATCTCAATCAAGTGAGTTAAGTCCATGGTACATTAGTTTATATATTCATATTAACATTATCACATACAAAATCATATAtaccaatccaaacaaaatcaaaatcaattatttcgGGCCTAAACCATAAAATCATCGAAAAAGGGACCAAACCCAGAAACAATACAAAATTAAATTGAAGAATACACCAGTACCCCCAACTAGCTATACAATTATAACAGGAAACTTCAAATATGAATTGAAAACAGAGATAAGATGAGCAATTGAGCATACAGATTTGCGGAGCGAAGGAGAAGCTGAAGGATAAGTTTGTGGAAGCAACGATTTGAGAGATGAAACAGCGCTCTCAAACTTTTGCTTCTTCCCCAATTGTTTCTGCAATTCCTCCAATTCCTGTTTCAACAGATCCTCCGATTCCATTCTCTTCTCAAATTCGAATGCAAATTCAACTGAATTTCTCTCAGGAGTCAAAATTGTGATGAAATCAGAGAAATTCAGAaaccctttcttcttcttcttcgtctggttcgtattttgattttttttttatataaatttattttcttcaggAAGGGGAAACCAAGGGGTGTGATCGCCTACGAACGCATCTACTGATGTCTGAGTAGGTCATCACACCCAATTTTCGCCACGTCATTAATATCGAAACTGTCTTAAAATTAAAAGCTCAAAACGGCAAACTGCGACGTCGTCGTTTAACTTATTAGGCCAGTCCAGCCAAGCCCTTCATAGACTGTGGGCTTAACAGACTGGCCCATGGgcaattgcttttttttttttaaaattaaaaaatgacttTATAAAGGGTAATTTTTTAGTACTGTTCCAATTGAGACAGTTTCAAAACAGTCTCATACTTAACCAATACAAATATGACACGTGTTATTAGATATTTTGaagttaatatttttcaaaatatatattttaatccCCTCTGCAtccttatattttatttcataaat is a window of Lotus japonicus ecotype B-129 chromosome 5, LjGifu_v1.2 DNA encoding:
- the LOC130720544 gene encoding E3 ubiquitin-protein ligase AIP2: MESEDLLKQELEELQKQLGKKQKFESAVSSLKSLLPQTYPSASPSLRKSFYSVICRVATVLKTRYTAPGFWNAGLGLFEQALLLVSEPSEKAHLKACIANAKEHLHLEDNPSQALQPAENQANRGYLFEGHLTVDTEPPQPQWLVQSNLLATAATLFAAESSRGSAANDTTPEDAANVLEDLMNRLEEVVPLMVDEGDFVAPKAPPASKEVVAKLPVVTLTEEILANIGKDAECAICRENLVVNDKMQELPCKHTFHPPCLKPWLDEHNSCPICRYELQTDDHAYESWKEREKEAEEERKGAANAVRGGEYMYV